The sequence AATCCCACTGTTGCAGCTCCTCTTCCGCTTGCCCGAGGTAGCCATCCTGAACCCTCAAACGCGATTCTCGAGTAAAAAACTCCCCACAAGTGGTCTTCGCGAAACTATCACCGCCTCGCGTCCGACAACAGcgaggaggggaggggagggggccaAGAGACGCGATGCGAAGGCGATGGAGGACTACCCAGAGATCTCGCCACGGAACGAAACGACGGCGAGGGATTCCACAGCGACGAGGATGACGACGAGGTGCGGTGTCGATGGTGCGCTCCGCTCGATCTGTCACACCACGCGTATCTCTTTACCTGCGGTGCACGTGCAGAGTCCATTTAATAAGAGTTTTCTCTCGCAACATAAAAAAGCTGCAATTTTCTAATAACTCCTTATTTTGTTCATTTTATGCATCAGCCGATCAACGCCTCCTTTTATACATTTCCATCGGCTCATTGGTTGCCGATGCGAATCGCTCCACTCGATCTACCCCCAATTCTAAACGATTCGAAGCCGCCGCCCGTCTCCTCTCCCCGTGCCCTAATCCTTCTCCGTGCACCGCCTCTCCCCATCGTCGCTGTTGCTGCTGGGCCGCTGTCAAAGGCTTCTCCATCGAAGCACCTCCGGCGTCGGAAGGTAAGACCAATTCATTTGTTGTGGTTCCATGGTGGATAATCTCGGGAATAACGAAAGCACGGAGAGTTGTACGGACTCGGTTATCAGCTGTCTGCCTCGAGAAGGAATGGAATTCGACTCCGAACAGGACGCTCACGAATTCTACACTCAGTATGGATGGAAGACTGGATTCAGTATCCGAAGAGAGTATGGGAATAGATCGAGGAAGACTGATCAGATAACGTCTAGAAAATTCACTTGTTCTAAGGAGGGGTTTCGAGGCCCCGACAAACGGCAGGAAAAGGTAAGGCACCCGAAGAGTCCTCGTCCTGAGACCAGGACTGGTTGCCTTGCGCACATGACCATTAAGCTCAGCAAGACGAATGGAAAATATCTGATCTGCAGCTTCGAAGCTGAACACAATCACCCTCTCCACATCCCTCCGTGTCCTTACTTGATACGGTCGAATCCGAAAATTTCGGAAGCACAGGGCTCGGAGGTTCTTTTAGCTAATGATTACAGCTTATGCAAGCAAGACCACAGGAATCACCTTTCCACTAAACGACAGCGAGACATGAAGTATGGAGAAGCTGGAAGCTTACTTAAGTACTTCCAAACTCAGTTGATGGAAAATCCTTCGTTCTATTATGCAGTGCAATTAGATGCAGATGAAAAGATAGCTAATGTATTTTGGACAGATCCGagaatgataattaattattgtcATTTTGGTGATGTTGTCTCATTCGAAACAAAGTTTCGGAGCAACAAAGAACTCCGTCCCTTTTCATCATTTGTGGGCTTTAATCATCATAGAGAGACCATCGTGTTTGGAGCAGCACTTTTGTATGATGAAACTACAGCGTCTTTCCAGTGGTTGTTTGAGACTTTCCTTGAGGCAATGTCGGGCAAGAAACCCAAAACCATGTTCACCGATCAGGATGATGCCATATCAAAAGCAGTCTCTCTAGTTATGCCAGAAACATACCATCAGTTTTGTATTTCACACATGAAACAAAATGCTGGTAAAAATCTTAGTCAGTTGTTTAAAGGTGACTTTGATTTTAAGAAAGAATTCAAAGCTTGTATCAGTCAA comes from Musa acuminata AAA Group cultivar baxijiao chromosome BXJ3-3, Cavendish_Baxijiao_AAA, whole genome shotgun sequence and encodes:
- the LOC135632571 gene encoding protein FAR1-RELATED SEQUENCE 7-like, which gives rise to MVDNLGNNESTESCTDSVISCLPREGMEFDSEQDAHEFYTQYGWKTGFSIRREYGNRSRKTDQITSRKFTCSKEGFRGPDKRQEKVRHPKSPRPETRTGCLAHMTIKLSKTNGKYLICSFEAEHNHPLHIPPCPYLIRSNPKISEAQGSEVLLANDYSLCKQDHRNHLSTKRQRDMKYGEAGSLLKYFQTQLMENPSFYYAVQLDADEKIANVFWTDPRMIINYCHFGDVVSFETKFRSNKELRPFSSFVGFNHHRETIVFGAALLYDETTASFQWLFETFLEAMSGKKPKTMFTDQDDAISKAVSLVMPETYHQFCISHMKQNAGKNLSQLFKGDFDFKKEFKACISQYEEVDEFLHAWDAMLDKYSIHDNSWLQKIFEVKEKWARPYIKYSFSAGIRSSNLSESLNSSLRNYLKSDMDLVQFFRHFERVFNDNWYTELESEYNSREKLPKFKIKAPMLMQTAVIYTNNIFQLFQSEYEEFQSAYITYRNESGPTHEYLVAICDQPTVYKVIGDPLEQSVSCTCRKFETHGYLCSHAVKVLDAMDIKYLPSKYISRRWSKDARDESMKDQDGKNIQLTTNMKASMHYRYLCPKYVRLVARASECEEAYKFLDKCSADLSMKVEEIIQKGKDINEAAFETCDPLSLSTSYQKDESVKDFESSDIIRAKGLKN